In Pungitius pungitius chromosome 2, fPunPun2.1, whole genome shotgun sequence, a single window of DNA contains:
- the ccng1 gene encoding cyclin-G1, whose amino-acid sequence MIDTVTGPAQPFAVQLKALTDLEGRYQPKLSGLRFIEISQDNGLRMTTRLRELEVKDLLSLTRFFGFSSETFSLAISLLDRFLSLMKIQPKHLSCVGLSCFYIAVKSAEEEKNVPLANELIRISQNRFTVSDMMRMEKIIMEKLYWKVKAPTALRFLRLFHSHVQRQLDAESKKILSLERLEAQLKACHCSFVFSKIKPSLLAMALLCYEAQEQHDPEHTDKISEALKGLQQQLNFRDGDLVCVRELVGKCLAEYASARCSKPNGQRLRWTISGRTARQLKHSYYKITHLPTIPESAC is encoded by the exons ATGATCGACACAGTGACGGGACCCGCACAGCCCTTCGCAGTGCAGCTGAAGGCCCTGACGGATCTGGAGGGCCGGTACCAACCCAAGCTGAGCGGCTTGAGGTTCATCGAGATCTCCCAGGACAACGGTCTCAGGATGACCACCAGACTGAGGGAGCTGGAAGTGAAGGACCTGCTCTCTCTGACCAGGTTCTTTGGTTTTAGCTCCGAGACCTTCTCACTGGCCATCAGCTTGTTGGACCGATTCCTTTCCTTGATGAAG ATTCAACCAAAGCACCTGTCCTGCGTGGGCCTCAGCTGCTTCTACATTGCCGTGAagtctgcagaggaggagaagaacgtGCCTCTGGCCAACGAACTGATCCGCATCAGTCAGAATCGCTTTACGGTGTCTGACatgatgaggatggagaagatCATCATGGAGAAGCTCTACTGGAAGGTGAAGGCCCCCACAGCCCTCCGCTTTCTCCGCCTCTTTCACAGCCACGTCCAGAGGCAGCTCGACGCTGAGAG CAAGAAGATACTGAGCCTTGAAAGACTGGAGGCTCAACTGAAGGCATGTCATTGCTCATTTGTCTTCTCCAAAATAAAG CCATCTCTGCTCGCAATGGCGCTGCTGTGTTACGAGGCCCAGGAACAACATGACCCTGAGCACACTGACAAAATATCAGAGGCCCTGAaaggtctgcagcagcagctgaat TTCAGAGACGGCGACCTGGTCTGCGTGCGGGAGTTGGTCGGGAAATGCCTGGCTGAATATGCCAGTGCCCGGTGCTCCAAGCCAAACGGCCAGAGGCTTCGCTGGACTATTTCGGGAAGGACCGCGCGTCAGCTGAAGCACAGCTACTACAAGATCACTCATCTTCCCACCATACCCGAGTCAGCTTGTTAA
- the nudcd2 gene encoding nudC domain-containing protein 2 isoform X1 — MSVHFEERSGVVPCKTPWGSWYQTMEEVFIEVNVPNGTSGKEVKCHLGSRDIELHVKGKEMFKGKLFDTTMSDEATWTLEDKCLIRIILMKTNREAGNCWSSLLEGEYCANAWVQDQMQRKLTLERFQRENPGFDFSGAEISGNFAGGGPDFSSLQK; from the exons ATGTCGGTGCACTTCGAGGAGCGGAGCGGCGTTGTCCCCTGCAAGACCCCCTGGGGCTCCTGGTACCAGACCATGGAGGAGGTTTTTATTGAAGTCAATGTGCCTAATGGGACGTCCGGTAAGGAGGTCAAGTGTCATTTGGGATCGAGGGACATCGAACTGCACGTCAAAGGGAAGGAAATGTTCAAG GGAAAGTTGTTTGACACAACCATGTCCGACGAGGCCACATGGACACTAG AGGACAAGTGTCTCATTCGGATCATTCTGATGAAGACCAACAGAGAGGCAGGGAACTGCTGGTCCTCCCTCCTGGAGGGGGAGTACTGTGCGAATGCCTGGGTCCAGGACCAGATGCAGAGGAAGCTCACACTGGAGAGGTTCCAGCGGGAG AATCCTGGATTTGACTTCAGCGGTGCAGAGATATCTGGGAATTTTGCTGGCGGTGGTCCAGACTTTTCCAGTTTACAGAAGTGA
- the nudcd2 gene encoding nudC domain-containing protein 2 isoform X2 encodes MSVHFEERSGVVPCKTPWGSWYQTMEEVFIEVNVPNGTSGKEVKCHLGSRDIELHVKGKEMFKGKLFDTTMSDEATWTLEDKCLIRIILMKTNREAGNCWSSLLEGEYCANAWVQDQMQRKLTLERFQREVRLTKCHLRGRGVLRQEIITSSQRHT; translated from the exons ATGTCGGTGCACTTCGAGGAGCGGAGCGGCGTTGTCCCCTGCAAGACCCCCTGGGGCTCCTGGTACCAGACCATGGAGGAGGTTTTTATTGAAGTCAATGTGCCTAATGGGACGTCCGGTAAGGAGGTCAAGTGTCATTTGGGATCGAGGGACATCGAACTGCACGTCAAAGGGAAGGAAATGTTCAAG GGAAAGTTGTTTGACACAACCATGTCCGACGAGGCCACATGGACACTAG AGGACAAGTGTCTCATTCGGATCATTCTGATGAAGACCAACAGAGAGGCAGGGAACTGCTGGTCCTCCCTCCTGGAGGGGGAGTACTGTGCGAATGCCTGGGTCCAGGACCAGATGCAGAGGAAGCTCACACTGGAGAGGTTCCAGCGGGAGGTTCGTTTAACTAAGTGCCATCTGAGGGGTCGTGGTGTACTTCGCCAAGAGATTATTACAAGTTCTCAGAGGCACACATGA
- the gabra6a gene encoding gamma-aminobutyric acid receptor subunit alpha-6a translates to MLPRMAILTFTCVTFICWINLGNVHGAEKIYSDNITLILDRLLDGYDNRLRPGSGGGLTEVKTDIFVTSFGPVSDVEMEYTMDMFFRQMWVDERLKFEGPSEILRLNNRMVDKIWTPDTFFRNSKKSISHNMTTPNKLFRIMQNGTVLYTMRLTITSECPMRLMDFPMDGHACPLRFGSYAYTSSEIIFTWRKGPVASVDCPAESMSLLQYDLVGQTLSSEIFKSNTGHYSVQVVHFHLQRKLGYYLIQTYIPLIMVVVLSQVSFWINKESVPARTVAGITTVLTMTTLSISARESLPKVAYATAMDWFIAVCFAFVASALVEFAAVNYLATLQANRLKKQKVRQDKLEVLATGSDDDNSLLDSCPQEGLTRRNHSVCRSDPGDAPPLPIFLQQGSAFPPIPQLAGTSPIDEYARVLFPLTFALFNLVYWYIYLAKDTMESARDVVLSI, encoded by the exons ATGCTGCCCAGGATGGCCATTCTGACATTTACTTGTGTTACTTTTATCTGCTGGATAAA TCTTGGTAATGTGCATGGAGCTGAGAAGATCTACTCGGACAACATCACCCTAATTTTGGATCGACTTTTGGATGGTTACGACAACAGATTGCGACCTGGATCTGGAG GTGGTCTTACAGAGGTGAAAACAGACATCTTCGTCACCAGCTTTGGACCTGTATCAGATGTTGAGATG GAGTACACCATGGACATGTTCTTCCGTCAGATGTGGGTCGACGAGCGGCTTAAGTTTGAAGGCCCGTCTGAAATCCTGCGACTGAACAACCGCATGGTGGACAAGATCTGGACGCCGGACACTTTTTTCCGAAACTCCAAGAAGTCCATTTCTCACAACATGACCACGCCCAACAAACTGTTCCGAATCATGCAGAACGGCACCGTCCTCTACACCATGAG ACTGACAATCACTTCGGAATGTCCAATGAGGCTTATGGACTTCCCCATGGACGGCCACGCGTGTCCCCTCAGGTTTGGAAGTT ATGCCTACACAAGCAGTGAAATTATTTTCACTTGGCGGAAGGGACCGGTAGCATCGGTTGATTGTCCTGCCGAGTCCATGAGTCTTCTGCAGTATGACCTGGTGGGACAGACGCTGTCCAGTGAGatattcaaatcaaacacaG GTCACTACTCTGTGCAGGTGGTCCATTTCCACCTCCAGAGGAAGCTGGGCTACTACCTCATCCAGACCTACATCCCTCTCATTATGGTGGTGGTGCTGTCACAAGTGTCTTTTTGGATCAACAAAGAGTCTGTTCCTGCACGCACAGTTGCTG GTATCACAACAGTGCTGACCATGACCACCTTGAGCATCAGCGCCCGCGAGTCCCTTCCCAAAGTAGCCTATGCCACGGCCATGGATTGGTTCATCGCTGTGTGTTTTGCCTTCGTGGCGTCGGCTCTGGTGGAGTTTGCGGCAGTGAACTACCTCGCCACCCTGCAGGCCAACCGCCTGAAGAAGCAGAAGGTCAGACAAGACAAGCTGGAGGTGCTGGCTACCGGCAGCGATGACGACAACTCTTTG CTGGACAGCTGCCCTCAGGAGGGCCTGACGAGGAGAAACCACTCAGTGTGTCGCAGCGATCCAGGAGATGCTCCGCCGCTGCCAATTTTCCTCCAGCAGGGCTCCGCATTTCCTCCCATCCCACAGCTGGCCGGCACCAGCCCCATCGACGAGTATGCCCGCGTCCTCTTCCCGCTGACCTTCGCCCTCTTCAACCTGGTCTACTGGTACATCTACTTGGCCAAGGACACCATGGAGAGTGCCAG GGACGTGGTTCTTAGTATCTAA